In the genome of Raphanus sativus cultivar WK10039 chromosome 4, ASM80110v3, whole genome shotgun sequence, one region contains:
- the LOC130511287 gene encoding S-locus-specific glycoprotein S13-like: MKLRIFFILVLHLFSKYDSKIVSTEPFKISTRRSILSPEKVFVFGFFKPSTTSGVADRWYLGIWHHRFPQEVVWVANRDNPISKPVRTLKILDANLVLLDRHGTRVWWTNRTSTNLTKSLVIGELLDSGNLVLRYFDDNSSTGCLWQSFDFPTDALVSNMKLGFDAKSNINRVLKSWRSSDDPSSGEFTYGVERHELVQSIIRKKGMPTFRSDPWKITNESGNFTYVTYTITATKEEATYFFTITNKTFFSILRLSVGGRLNRSTWIPKPQQVWKRVERILPHDACGLYNKCGPNGICDTSRSPNCDCIHGFEPRDQEAWGFQDWTGGCMRRTQLNCSGDGFEKFRKMKLPDTTKSIVDMTSGLKECKEKCNRNCNCTAFANPDMQNSCVIWVGEILDLRKNMIAGQDLFVRLAATDICK, from the coding sequence ATGAAGCTACGTATTTTCTTCATATTAGTTCTCCATCTTTTCTCAAAATATGATTCGAAAATTGTATCGACAGAGCCGTTTAAGATATCTACTCGAAGAAGCATCTTGTCCCCGGAAAAAGTCtttgtgtttggtttttttAAACCGTCAACAACTTCCGGAGTAGCTGACCGCTGGTATCTGGGAATATGGCACCACAGGTTTCCTCAGGAAGTCGTATGGGTCGCCAATAGAGACAACCCAATCTCGAAGCCCGTCAGAACCCTCAAAATCTTGGATGCCAACCTGGTACTCCTTGATCGACACGGTACCCGCGTCTGGTGGACCAATAGGACTAGCACAAATCTCACGAAATCACTAGTGATTGGAGAGCTTCTTGATAGCGGAAACCTCGTGTTAAGATACTTCGACGACAATTCATCAACTGGGTGTTTGTGGCAAAGTTTCGATTTCCCAACAGATGCTTTAGTCTCCAATATGAAACTAGGGTTTGATGCCAAATCGAACATAAATAGGGTCTTGAAATCTTGGAGAAGCTCTGATGATCCGTCATCAGGAGAATTCACCTATGGAGTGGAACGTCATGAGCTCGTGCAGAGTATCATTAGGAAGAAGGGTATGCCAACATTTCGGAGTGACCCATGGAAGATTACAAATGAGAGTGGAAATTTCACCTACGTGACGTACACCATTACCGCAACCAAAGAAGAGGCCACATATTTCTTCACTATCACTAATAAAACCTTCTTCTCCATATTGAGATTGTCTGTTGGTGGCCGGTTGAACCGGTCAACGTGGATTCCAAAACCACAACAAGTGTGGAAACGCGTAGAGCGTATTTTACCGCATGATGCATGCGGGTTATACAATAAATGTGGACCTAACGGTATATGTGACACAAGCAGATCACCAAACTGCGATTGCATTCACGGATTTGAGCCGAGAGACCAAGAAGCATGGGGTTTTCAAGACTGGACAGGTGGGTGTATGAGGAGGACTCAGTTGAATTGCTCTGGAGATGGGTTTGAGAAGTTTAGGAAAATGAAGTTGCCGGATACTACAAAGTCTATTGTGGACATGACTAGTGGGTTGAAGGAATGCAAAGAAAAGTGCAATAGGAATTGCAATTGTACTGCATTTGCTAACCCGGATATGCAAAATAGCTGTGTGATTTGGGTGGGAGAAATCCTCGATCTTAGGAAGAACATGATTGCCGGTCAAGATCTATTTGTTAGATTGGCAGCCACTGATATCTGTAAGTGA